The following are encoded together in the Zingiber officinale cultivar Zhangliang chromosome 8A, Zo_v1.1, whole genome shotgun sequence genome:
- the LOC122009453 gene encoding alpha-1,3-arabinosyltransferase XAT2-like has protein sequence MGSKLRLVRSTNQSRRFRFLLLIVGCFIVTVTFLVVSKPQALVSNLGFGTSASTSPPVADGVSSDDDGVNGADSAAVRREEEDDERGHESESNNEKEENLSGEKNIVVDANPKEEVHEHELTESRTESEEHSAKSDDPGSSQDDAPGRLTLPTVSNYSIGDHTQPESNTPIVSEKLGEQIQTPERKPLCDNSDRRADICEMNGDIRIHGSTSSVLFVESLKIEQSEAWQIHPYARKGDQACFNEVRELMVKASNEAPQCTTNYDVPSIVFSIGGYAGNLFHDFADLLVPLFLTARQFNGEVQFVVTNLKSWWITKFNPVLQKLSKYPVINFDLGNDVHCFKQAIVGLRAHNEFQIDPARAPNGYTMVDFAKFMRSAFSVGRETVPNIEDLSARKPRLLIISRKQSRIFTNINEIVATAEEMGYEVVVNEADVSSGISQFAEIVNSCDVMVGVYGSGLTNSVFLPQNATLIQVVPWGGLEWMASNSYGEPAKQMGLNYVQYSVGIEESSLLEQYPKDHAVFTDPASIHIRGFQEMRSTFLEKQNVKLDINKFRDVLWKTLEQLIQ, from the exons ATGGGTTCCAAATTGAGGCTGGTTCGTAGCACGAACCAGTCGCGGCGCTTCCGGTTCTTGTTACTCATCGTCGGATGCTTCATCGTCACCGTGACCTTCTTGGTCGTCTCTAAGCCTCAAGCGCTTGTTTCCAATC TCGGGTTCGGGACGTCGGCGTCGACATCGCCGCCAG TTGCAGATGGGGTTAGTAGCGACGACGATGGAGTAAATGGGGCCGATTCAGCTGCTGTGAGAAGGGAAGAAGAGGATGACGAAAGAGGCCATGAATCAG AGAGTAATAATGAGAAAGAGGAGAATCTCTCAGGGGAGAAGAACATCGTTGTAGATGCAAATCCAAAGGAAGAAGTCCATGAGCATGAATTAACAG AGAGCAGAACCGAAAGTGAGGAACATAGCGCGAAATCTGACGATCCTGGATCGAGTCAAGATGATGCACCTGGTAGACTGACACTTCCTACAGTTTCCAATTATAGCATTGGTGATCATACTCAACCAGAGAGTAACACCCCAATTGTGTCTGAGAAATTAG GTGAACAGATCCAGACTCCTGAAAGAAAGCCATTGTGTGATAATTCAGACCGACGAGCAGACATTTGTGAAATGAATGGGGACATTAGGATTCACGGAAGCACTTCATCCGTCTTATTTGTGGAATCATTGAAGATAGAACAAAGTGAAGCTTGGCAAATCCATCCTTATGCTCGCAAGGGTGATCAAGCTTGCTTCAATGAAGTTCGAGAACTCATGGTCAAGGCAAGTAATGAAGCGCCTCAATGCACCACCAATTATGATGTCCCGAGCATAGTTTTCTCCATTGGTGGGTACGCTGGCAATCTCTTCCATGACTTTGCAGATCTGCTCGTTCCACTCTTCTTGACCGCTCGTCAATTCAACGGCGAGGTCCAATTTGTTGTTACCAACCTGAAAAGCTGGTGGATCACCAAGTTTAATCCAGTGCTTCAAAAACTCTCCAAGTATCCGGTAATCAACTTTGACCTGGGCAATGATGTCCATTGCTTTAAGCAGGCGATCGTCGGTCTTCGTGCTCACAATGAGTTCCAAATTGACCCAGCAAGGGCTCCTAATGGCTACACCATGGTTGACTTTGCAAAGTTTATGAGGAGTGCCTTCTCGGTGGGTAGAGAAACAGTACCCAACATCGAAGATCTATCTGCTCGAAAGCCACGACTGCTCATCATTTCACGGAAACAATCAAGGATATTCACAAACATAAATGAAATTGTGGCAACGGCTGAGGAAATGGGATACGAGGTGGTGGTGAATGAGGCAGATGTGTCATCGGGAATATCTCAGTTTGCAGAAATTGTGAATTCTTGCGACGTGATGGTGGGGGTATACGGATCTGGTCTCACTAATTCGGTATTCCTCCCACAAAATGCAACATTGATTCAGGTGGTGCCATGGGGTGGATTGGAGTGGATGGCCAGTAACAGTTACGGCGAGCCGGCCAAGCAAATGGGCCTCAACTATGTGCAATACAGTGTTGGCATTGAAGAGAGCTCTCTGCTGGAGCAGTACCCGAAAGACCATGCCGTATTCACCGACCCTGCATCGATCCACATTCGCGGGTTTCAGGAGATGAGATCCACCTTCTTGGAGAAGCAGAAtgtgaagctcgacatcaacaagttcaGAGATGTGCTGTGGAAGACACTtgagcaactaatccagtag
- the LOC122009455 gene encoding heavy metal-associated isoprenylated plant protein 37-like has protein sequence MGKEEQFEVLKLKTHVLKVNIHCDGCKIKVKKLLHRIQGVFSVEVDVEKQKVTVQANVDSLTLIKKLTIAGKHAEAWPDDKPSNQAKNNSNNKQQKPGGGKKSKEQQGKQQQQQNKVQHKPLPSYSSDDEEDSDDEKEDNMRMLDKILKQGSNNHTAKKGGNGDANNNATMAAFQRMMNGNANVNGNVAGSGFGLQSQVPMPVNYHGQAHHLPAMARSHNMQQQQPQMMYLRSPQVAPYTGYYPSPYYYQSNQPYNDYVTHLFSDENTRGCVIM, from the exons ATGGGGAAAGAAGAGCAGTTTGAGGTTCTAAAACTCAAG ACGCATGTGTTGAAGGTGAACATTCACTGTGACGGATGTAAGATCAAAGTCAAGAAGCTTCTCCACAGAATCCAGG GAGTGTTCTCGGTGGAAGTAGATGTGGAGAAGCAGAAGGTGACTGTGCAGGCAAACGTGGACTCGTTGACTCTGATCAAGAAGCTGACGATAGCAGGGAAGCACGCAGAGGCGTGGCCTGATGATAAACCCAGCAACCAGGCCAAGAACAACAGCAATAACAAGCAACAAAAGCCCGGCGGCggcaagaagagcaaggagcagcAGGGAAAGCAACAGCAGCAGCAGAACAAAGTCCAGCACAAGCCGCTCCCTTCCTACAGCTCTGATGACGAAGAAGACTCGGATGATGAAAAAGAAGACAACATGCGCATGCTCGACAAAATCCTGAAGCAGGGGAGCAACAACCATACTGCAAAGAAGGGGGGAAATGGAGACGCCAACAATAATGCAACCATGGCAGCTTTTCAAAGAATGATGAATGGCAATGCTAATGTCAATGGCAATGTCGCAGGCAGCGGCTTCGGGCTGCAGAGCCAGGTGCCGATGCCAGTGAACTACCATGGTCAAGCTCATCACCTTCCGGCAATGGCGAGGAGCCACAACATGCAGCAGCAGCAGCCTCAGATGATGTATCTGAGGTCACCTCAGGTGGCTCCCTACACTGGCTACTACCCCAGTCCCTATTACTACCAAAGCAACCAGCCTTACAATGACTATGTAACTCACTTGTTCAGTGATGAGAACACCAGAGGCTGTGTCATCATGTAG